The following DNA comes from Sorex araneus isolate mSorAra2 chromosome 5, mSorAra2.pri, whole genome shotgun sequence.
tatttaagaattgGAAAGAATAGTATCTGTGaaagaaaattccatttaaaatatttaaataaacatttctgcATGTAAAAAGAAGAGTAGAAGAATTACTCCAGTAACTGTTACTTTCCTAGCTATGGGGCAGCTTCCTCAAAAGCAAGCGCTTGGGACCCCCGGGGTGGCCTGGCCGGCTGCGAGGCCACCGCAGTGCACTAAGGCCGCAGGGAGGTGCCTGGGAGCGGCGGCCCCCAGGGCGGGGAGCAGGGACCCTAGTCTAGCCGCACCGCGGAGGGGCCGCGGGGTTCCCTGGCGGTCACAGCTCACTCTCCCGAGGGAGCCGCggcgcaggaagggggtggggacatCACCTCTCCGCTGAGCTGCGCTGGCGAGACCCCCAACACAGCCGGTGCGTGCTCCCCTGCGGCCTGGTCCTGGGCAGGGCTGCGGCACAGGGAACTCCGGGGCGGTCCCCATGAGGTGACGGGTGGAGCAGCTCTTGGGTGTTCCCGAAGCTGTACCTCGCCAGCCCTGGGCTCTGCGTTAGGAGCAGCCTGAAGATTCCGGTGCCAGAGTGTCCCGCCCGGAGGGGCCCCCTGCCCGGTGCCCAGCAGCAGTGCCCGAGGCGGCCCCGGCACAGCCGGCAGCCCCGTAACCCTCTTTGGTACGACAACGAAGGGGAAAGCCACAGGCCGCGGCTCGGGAGGGACAAGCACCGCGGCCACGTCCAAAGAAGCGTGGACACAGTCTGGCCGGCCCGGGCGGCCTCCCGCGGGTCCCGGTTTCAGGGCCAAAGCTGGACACTGTCCTTCCGAGTCTCCGCAACACCCTGTGAGGTAGGTGGTATCCCCCCATCCCGCAGATGGGGACGTGTAGGCACGGAAAGGTGAGTGGCTCTCTCGCGGTGGCCCCTCGGGGCTCCGGCCACGGTGGTCGCCCGGCACAAAGGAGTCGCCGGGGCCCCGCCCTGGTCCTCCCCGGTCCACAGCTGAAGCAGCTCTGAGAgctggccacgccccccgcccgaGACCCCCACCCCGGTTCCCTGCACTGGTGGGGCTCGTGTTGCGGGTGGGGACGCTGGCAGGGGCCCGACACGGACCCCGACACCTTCCCTTGCAGAAACACAACCCAGCGCAGCCCCCAACTGGGaaacagaaccaagagtcagcgGCCCTGCGGGGTGCGGCTGCGTTTGCCGGGACCCCTtcgggagagagtgggagagggggcgCGGCTAGACGCAAGCGTGTGTGAGGGGCGGAGAGACGGGAGACAGCGGCGCAGCACTGGCCGTGGCCGGGGGGCCCTCGCAGCAGGGGCTCCGAAGCTGTgcttgggagagggaggagggcgtTTCCCGCGCGTGCGGAGACCCTCCCGGGCGGAGTCTGGTGGGCGCTGCCACCAGGCAGCTGACCCCGAGGCGTTCACGCTTCCTCCGGGCACAGTGGCGTGTTCTGACCCGCGGCGTCCGCGCGAATCCGTGCAGCTACTGGTACAGACCGGATGGTAAGTGCGCTGGGAACGCGGGAGCCCGTGGCTCCGCCCAGGTGCCCGTCCTGAGACAGCCGCCGCCCACGGGGGAGACGAGCCGCGCGGGGGAAGCCGCAGTGCGGGGGGCGCGGTGACCGCAGCACACAGTGGCTCAGGAGTGCGGGGCGGGGCCCCGAGACTATTGCTATGTTTGCTCCGGGTCACCCCGAATCCCGGCCCTGCACACGGCCCGCCCGCTCCCCCCGCGGCCCCTGGCATCTGGGTGGTCCCTCAGGAGAGCAGCGGGGGCCGCGGGCAGGGCGGGCCCTCGCGGTCAGAGGTCCACCTTGACGCCGCGGATGAAGGGCAGGCCCGTGGGCACGCGCCGCTTGTACTCCAGGTACTCGTCGCCGAAGAAGTGGATGAGGGagatctcctcctcctccgtgcGGTCCCGGAAGAAGCGCCACACGGTGAGCGCGTAGGCCACGCCGCACAGCGGGTTGCACAGCACCACCTGCGGGGGGACGCCGAGTCACGGGCCCGGCACCGCGCCATCGGACCCGGGGACCGtcccaggccagcgccctccccgcagcacggccccactcccgccccaggggcccctcccgaCACCCCCTCACGGCCCTGCCCGGGGAGCCAGCGGCTGTCAGGTGTCCGGGCCGGGGCCCACCACGTGTCCCCCGAGGGGGGACGGCTCTGagcctcaacccaccctctcgcCACTGTCCAGGGCAGCCGGCAGCGCCTGACCCCCACAGGAACCCCTGCTCTGGGTGGGGCCAGGGTCCACCCCGGCCACATGGTCCCCGGTGGCGGCTGGACCCGATGACTCCACCACCACGTGGGGCCAGTACCTTCAGTGGCCCTTCCAGACGGTTCCGCCCAGCCCAGCAGTGAGGCACAGGCCAgaagcccaggtgtggccccagcaagTCCAGCTCTCAGGGTCAGTGCTCCGGGCCTGGTTTCTCAGACCGCGCCGCTGCCTTCAGAGCCAGGCACACATGGAACCAGCCGGCGACCCCGCCCCAGGGTCACCAGGAAGCCCCCAGGACCCGGGCCTTGCCTAGGCGAGGCCCCGAGGCTGAGTGTGTGCTAAGCTTGGTGCAGTCTCGACCCAATAGTAGATTCAAGAGATAAGAGACAGGGAGCGAGGCTGAGGCCGGGAAGAGGTGCCGAGAGCGGGCTCAGCCAGCATAGATGCCTTCACCCCGGCCTTATGAGCACTGACCGGGGAGCAGTCATGAGCACCTCCACGTGAGGCCAAAAGGAAAAGACCGTATCTGAaggatgggagaggcagcagGCCCTCCACGAGGCCCACTGGGTCCatcaccagcaccccacatgatcccctgagcactccccaaaatctgagcacagagccaggagtcagccctgagtactcctgggtgaggcccccaaacaaaaacaaaaacagaaacgaAAAGCAAGGCTGGGCCTGCAGCCGAGAGGCCGGGCCGGGTGAGCGCGGCAGGCCCTGTGCCCGACGGGGAGGGAAGCCCTGAGCTCCCAGCCCGCCTCTGCCCTCACCCACCCGGCGCCCCAGGTCTGAGGGAAGAGGCAGAGGGCGCAGGCAACAGGAGTCCACAGAGAGCCTCTGCCGTTCTCGGGGCTCAGGGCACTGGGTGGGGCCTAAGCACTGAACCCAGGTGGCcgcacaaagcaagtgcccaccgcgctgctgtctctctggcccaagcccCCTCTTTAAAGGGGACCCCAGAACCCGGACACCCACGGGAACCAGGGACCGCACGCTCGGGAATGGGGCGTTTAGGGTCTGTGACCCTCAGGTCAGTTTCTGAGCGAGACAGAACAAGCCCCGCAGCCGGACAGCAGGGCACGAGGGCGCCCGTCCCGCCTGGGGCCGCCACGCCAGATCTCACGCCCAGCAGCGTGGAGGGTCCCGCGCCGgcgggagtcaggcctgagcagcGCTGATGCGGCCCGCCCCGGCGCGGGGGCGAGAGGCAAGCGGCCCGTACCTGCGTGCCGATGCTCCAGTAGAACCAGCCGACGTAGGAGGGGTGCCGGCACCACGCGTACACGCCGCTGGTCACCAGCGTGTGGCTCTCGGACTTCTCGTTCTGCACCACGTGGTTGAAGTTGGAGCCCGCCGTGAACATGGCCGCCTTCCGCAGGCACTCCCCGAACACCACCATCAGCAGCCCCGTGACACTGAGCCAGCTGATCTGCTTCAGCTCTGCGGGCAGCGGGCGCTCAGCGGCTGTCGGGGGGTccccctgggcgggggggggggccgggtgcccacaccccaggagtgactcccgagcaccaGAACCAGAAAGCGAGGACGGAGCTGTCCCGGGCCGCGCCCTCCCGGGTCCCGGCCACCGCCCGCCGGTGCCCGTCTGCTGCGACTGGGTccccccgacagtgctcaggccgtaCCCCAGGCTCCGCACTCAGccctagtgggcttggggacccCGCGGAGTGCCGGAACCTGCACGGCCGcgggcaagagccctccctgtctctccagaccctgggGACAGCCTCGCTCAGACCCGACACCAGCCCTAAAGGCTTTGGTGACAGCCGCCAGCAAGTTCTCAAGCCCTGGAAAACGGACAGTGCCCACTCGCCTCTGGCCTATGCGCGGCTGCCGGCTGGCACGGGCCAAGGACAGCACGGCGCGCGTCCGTGTGGCCAGGGAGGGAGACGCCGGGAGAGCCCCGTCCCGCCCCTGTCCTCGGGCCACTCCATAGGGGACAGCAGGGCGCACTCACCCGGCCAGAAGATGTTCTCCAGGGTGAACTCGACCCAGGAGGACAGGGCAGCCACGGTGTACTCGACGCTGTGGTTGAGCAGGAAGGAGTCCAGCGACAGGCTCTTGGGGTTGTTGACGGCTGTGACCAGGTACTCGGAGTAGTGGAACAGGGACAGGGAGCACATGTACCTGCCGGGAGCCACCGAGGGCCGCGGTGGGGCTGGGCCtcgtgggaaggggtggggtggacaCCCGCATGGCCCACGCGCCCGAAGCTCATAGGGACAGACTAAGCCGACACAGGCCAGGGGCCGCGGGGAGCGGGGGTCGAAGAGACCAGCACAGGGGCGTCACCGCGGGCGGCGAGCAGGGCAGAGGGTCAGCGCGCTGACCACAGCAAAGCAAGCCTTTCCCTGGGCCGCTGTCCTGTCCAGGTCAGGGTGCCAGGGGAGGCCGCCTGCCCCGCTGCCGGGCGTCACTGCGGCTGCAGCGGGTCACCCGCGGGGGGAGGCCTGGCCCGTCTCTGCCTGCACCTGAAGCAACCCAGGGCACAGCCCCGCAGCTCCCGGGCCCCTCACCCAGTGCTCACCAGCCGAAGTGGTTCCAGGAAGACTGGCTGAAACTCAGCAGCAGGCCGCAGCCGAACACGAAGCCCAGGAAGCAGGCGCGGATGGCGATCTGAAAGGCACCGTGACTCGGGCGGGccctcccgcccacccacccaccctgctcTTTGGTGtctgggtcacagccggcagtgctcggggaccagctGGGACAGCACGGatagaaaccaggtcagctgcgcgTGTAagccaagtgccctcccctctgtcatCGTTCAGGCCCCGGGCCCACCCTTCTGTGGCGGTGTGACCTTGGGCCAGTCGCTTAGCCTCTCTGGGCCTTGGGTTTCTCCAGCCAACCCAACGGGAAGGGCAGGACGCGGTGAGGCTGCTCCCGCGGGGGAAAGCCCCACGTCTGAGCTGCAGTTCCCACTCTGAGGGCCACTACCACGGGGCTGCAGTCTGGGGGAACGGTCCACTCGCCCCAAGTccacgcagctaacctgggccGGGGGGCTCTGCACCAGCCCGGACACAGCCCTGCCACCAGCGCCCGCCCTTTCACCTGCGGCGGGCAGGGCGCCCCCACACCCTGAATTATATATAGGATCGTGGGCTCCCGGCTCCCCTCCCCACGCGCAAGTGCCGCAGCTGCTGAACCCACTTcatgccccccacaccccgcgcGGGGCGGACGGCCCGGCCACCCCTGTCCGCCCTGCCCGGGACGGGCTCCCTCCCGCGACGCTCGTGGCTCCAGCACGTGCC
Coding sequences within:
- the ICMT gene encoding protein-S-isoprenylcysteine O-methyltransferase codes for the protein MAGGGARAARGPEARLSLAAFLLGASVLALPLLARAGLQGRAGLALYVAGLNALLLLLCRPPRYQIAIRACFLGFVFGCGLLLSFSQSSWNHFGWYMCSLSLFHYSEYLVTAVNNPKSLSLDSFLLNHSVEYTVAALSSWVEFTLENIFWPELKQISWLSVTGLLMVVFGECLRKAAMFTAGSNFNHVVQNEKSESHTLVTSGVYAWCRHPSYVGWFYWSIGTQVVLCNPLCGVAYALTVWRFFRDRTEEEEISLIHFFGDEYLEYKRRVPTGLPFIRGVKVDL